A window of Acidobacteriota bacterium genomic DNA:
GTTCGTCCTGTCGTTCTTCATGAGCAGGGCCGTCGGCGCGAATTACAGCCAGTCGGCGACGTTGTCGTTCACCGCCGCGTCGAACAACTTTGAACTCGCGATTGCCGTGGCCGTCGGGACGTTCGGCATCAATCACGGGGCGGCGTTTGCCGCCGTCATCGGCCCGCTGGTCGAGGTGCCGGCCCTGATCGCTCTCGTCAATGTGGCGCTCTATTTCCAGCGGCGGTATTTCACGGTCGGTCGGTCTGACGTCGACCTCACCGCCGCCGGTGTGCGATGAGCGCCTGTGGCATTCGCGCGAGCGTGCGCGTCGAGATTCTGACGTCTGGCGGCTGCCCTCACGCGGAGGCCGCGATCACGCTTGCGCATCGAGTCGCCGGCCGGCTCGGCCCCGGCATTACCGTCGACCGTGTGAACGTCGAGACGCCCGAACGGGCCGCTGAGACAGCGTTTCTGGGGTCACCGTCCATTCGCGTGAACGGCGTGGATATCGAGGGGAAGACGACGGCCGCGGGCAGTCTGTGCTGCCGGACGTACGAGGGAGACTCCGGGATCCCTCCTGAGTGGCTGGTCGAGGCTGCGGTCTTGCGGGCACTCTCCCCGCGTGGCGTGCTGTTTCTCTGCGTGGCCAACTCCGCACGCAGCCAGATGGCCGAAGGCATCGCCCGGTCCCTTGCCCCGCCGGACGTCACGGTCTGGTCGGCCGGTTCAACGCCCACGCGCGTACGCCCTGAGGCCGTCGCCGTGCTTGCCGAGATTGGCATCGACATCTCGCATCACCGGTCTAAGGATGTCTCCGAGATACCGGCTGCCGAGGTCGACACGGTCATCACACTCTGCGGTGAAGAAGAGTGCCCGATGTTTCTGGGTCGCGCGCGGCGCCTGCACTGGGCCCTGCCGGACCCTGCCGGTGTGGACGGTTCCGAAGCCGACAGGGCCGACGCGTTCCGGCGAACCCGCGACCAACTGAGACGACGACTGACAGTGGCGTTCAGTCGGAATGCACCGAACGGCGTTCGGTCGTAGAACGTGGGTCCCGGTCGTTCTAGCCCGGCAGACGGGGACAGCACGCGTCTGGGCCGCGCTCCCACTGCAACGTCGTGTGCTCGATTCCGAATCGCTCGTGGAGCGTCCTGGTCGCGTCGGCGATGATCGCGTCGTCGTCTCGGGTATCGTGCTTGACCAAGTGTGCCGTCAGCGCCGTTTCGGTGGTACTCATGGCCCAGATATGCACATCATGTACGGCCGTCACGCCAGGCAAACCCATCAAATAGGCTTCAACGGCCTGCGGGTCAATCCCCTCGGGCACCGCGTGCAGGGCCAGATTGACCGATTCCCGCAACAGCCCCCACGTGCTTCCAAGAATCACGGCGGCGATGAGCAGCGTGACCACCGGGTCAATCCACGGCCAACCGGTCACGAGGATCGCCATGCCTGCCACAGCCACGCCGGCTGACACGGCCGCGTCCGCAGCCATGTGCAGGAATGCCCCGCGGATATTGAGGTCGTTCTTGCGTCCTCTCATGAAGAGCAACGCCGTCGCCGTATTGACACCCACCCCAACGAGGGCCACCCACGCGACGATGCCGCCACCAACCGATTCCGGCGTCCCGAAACGCTGAATGGCCTGCCACGCGATGCCGCCAGTGACGACTAACAGAACGACCGCGTTAACCAGCGCGGCCAGGATAGAGGAACTGCGCCACCCGTACGTGCGGCGGGCCGAGCGCGGCCTCCGCGACAGACAACTCGCGCCCCACGCCAACAGAAGGCCCAGAACATCGCTGAAGTTATGTGCGGCGTCCGCCAGTAGAGCCGTTGAGCCGGCGATAACGCCAAACACAGCCTCGGTGACCACAAAGATGATGTTGAGCCCGACTCCCAGGGCAAACGCGCGATCGTAGGTCGCCGGGACGTGATCATGATCGGCGGTCATGATGGCACCTCTCGACTAGCATCGCAGCGGCGGCTGGCGACGCCCCCGCCAATCTAACGCTTGACAATGTGGCCATATCGCCACATGATGGCACGCGAGGGTCAGGAGGTCAACGTGACCAGACACGCCGGGGACATCTTCAAGCGGCAGGCGCAGGTGCTGAAGGCCCTGGCAAATGAGTCTCGCCTCAAGATCGTGGCCCGGCTCGCCAGGGGAGAGTGCTCGGCGGGCGAACTGATCAATCTCGTCGGCTCGGATCGCACGACGGTCTCCAAGCATCTGGCGGTACTGCGGGCGCACGGCATCGTCGCCGATCGCCGGGAAGGCAACTCGGTGTTCTACACGCTGCTGACGCCGTGCGTGGTCAATTTTGTTTCGTGTGCGACCCAGGTGATGAAGGAGCGCGCGTGAGCGGTGGGTGTGTTTTTTGAGCCGAGGGTGCCAATGTGGCCACATAGCCACTCACGAGGACACCGGTCAACGAACAGGCCATGAAAGGACTCAGGACATGAACAACGACACACCTTGGGTGCCCCCGCCACGGGGGCCGACACAAGGAGAACGACCATGACTGATGTCGTCCGCTACGCGCCGCCCGATTGTGCCTTCACGTTCCATGGCCACCGCTGCCCGTTCATGCCGCTGGGCTAACTCATGGGCCTGCTCGCACTCGAGCACCTCAGTTTTGCCCGCGAGCAAGACCATGCGCTGCACGTCATCTGCGAACTTGGCGAGGGCCATCCTCAGACCTGCCTGATGGACGGGATCCAGGTCGCGACCGGCGCGACCTTTGGCAAGGCCCTGATCGAAAAGGTCTACTGGGGCAAATTGGCGGCTACCTTCTGGTATCCAAAGCTCACACCGGTCCGGTACGTGCTCAAGACGTCGTTCCTCGATGCGTTTGGCGCCGCGGAGTTTTTCGCACACCGCAAGCGCGGCATCGAGCCCTCGCAGATTCCGCAGGACGTCACCGACGCCGCCATCGCGTGGACGCTGTCGCAACCAGA
This region includes:
- a CDS encoding arsenate reductase ArsC codes for the protein MRALSPRGVLFLCVANSARSQMAEGIARSLAPPDVTVWSAGSTPTRVRPEAVAVLAEIGIDISHHRSKDVSEIPAAEVDTVITLCGEEECPMFLGRARRLHWALPDPAGVDGSEADRADAFRRTRDQLRRRLTVAFSRNAPNGVRS
- a CDS encoding cation diffusion facilitator family transporter; the encoded protein is MTADHDHVPATYDRAFALGVGLNIIFVVTEAVFGVIAGSTALLADAAHNFSDVLGLLLAWGASCLSRRPRSARRTYGWRSSSILAALVNAVVLLVVTGGIAWQAIQRFGTPESVGGGIVAWVALVGVGVNTATALLFMRGRKNDLNIRGAFLHMAADAAVSAGVAVAGMAILVTGWPWIDPVVTLLIAAVILGSTWGLLRESVNLALHAVPEGIDPQAVEAYLMGLPGVTAVHDVHIWAMSTTETALTAHLVKHDTRDDDAIIADATRTLHERFGIEHTTLQWERGPDACCPRLPG
- a CDS encoding metalloregulator ArsR/SmtB family transcription factor — protein: MTRHAGDIFKRQAQVLKALANESRLKIVARLARGECSAGELINLVGSDRTTVSKHLAVLRAHGIVADRREGNSVFYTLLTPCVVNFVSCATQVMKERA
- a CDS encoding FmdE family protein produces the protein MGLLALEHLSFAREQDHALHVICELGEGHPQTCLMDGIQVATGATFGKALIEKVYWGKLAATFWYPKLTPVRYVLKTSFLDAFGAAEFFAHRKRGIEPSQIPQDVTDAAIAWTLSQPDDDVFAVADCPDFAYAPPRGSFNRQTCSVCGEIVFERYLRTGDGKPVCQGCSEYGR